Proteins from one Ketobacter alkanivorans genomic window:
- a CDS encoding FmdB family zinc ribbon protein, with product MPIYEYQCQSCGHELEAIQKMSDAALTDCPECKESTLKKRISAAGFRLSGGGWYETDFKTGKKKNLVNQDSGASAPKADKPAAS from the coding sequence ATGCCGATTTATGAATATCAGTGCCAATCCTGTGGTCATGAGCTGGAAGCGATACAGAAAATGAGCGATGCAGCCCTCACCGACTGCCCTGAGTGCAAGGAAAGTACGCTCAAGAAGCGTATTTCTGCAGCGGGGTTCCGTCTTTCTGGCGGCGGCTGGTACGAGACTGACTTCAAGACAGGAAAGAAAAAGAATCTGGTAAATCAGGATAGCGGTGCTTCTGCCCCTAAGGCCGATAAGCCTGCAGCCAGTTAA
- the ruvC gene encoding crossover junction endodeoxyribonuclease RuvC yields the protein MAIVLGIDPGSRVTGYGVIAAEGSKLTYIDSGCIRTVAAENLSEKLDIIYRGINEVIHLHCPQEVGIEQVFMARNADSALKLGQARGAAIVACTFNRVPVFEYSARQVKQSVVGTGAAEKVQVQSMICRLLGLERAPQADAADALGVAICHTHMTQGMIRMAGARKVRRGRLRR from the coding sequence ATGGCCATTGTGCTGGGCATTGATCCGGGCTCCAGAGTGACTGGATACGGTGTTATCGCCGCAGAAGGCTCCAAGCTTACCTACATCGACAGCGGCTGCATTCGAACCGTCGCGGCCGAGAATCTCAGTGAAAAACTGGATATTATTTACCGTGGTATTAATGAGGTGATTCACCTGCATTGCCCTCAGGAAGTGGGTATTGAGCAGGTGTTTATGGCGCGCAATGCCGACTCCGCCCTCAAACTGGGTCAGGCCCGCGGTGCCGCAATCGTGGCCTGCACGTTTAACCGTGTTCCTGTGTTTGAATATTCAGCTCGCCAGGTGAAGCAATCTGTCGTGGGCACCGGTGCCGCCGAAAAGGTACAGGTGCAGTCCATGATTTGCCGATTGCTCGGGCTGGAGCGCGCACCCCAGGCGGATGCAGCTGACGCGCTCGGGGTTGCCATCTGTCACACTCACATGACTCAGGGTATGATTCGCATGGCGGGTGCCAGAAAAGTGCGAAGAGGCCGTTTGCGGCGCTGA
- a CDS encoding HU family DNA-binding protein, whose translation MPAKKKAPVKKAAAKKAPAAKKAPAKKVAAKKAAPAAPKKIVAAKEAMTKTQILNTIAENTELNRKQVQSVLDELGDLIESHVKPRAIGNFTIPGLMKIMVTRKPATKARKGINPFTGEETTFKAKPARNVIKVRPLKKLKDMAEK comes from the coding sequence ATGCCTGCAAAGAAAAAAGCTCCTGTAAAAAAAGCCGCCGCAAAAAAAGCACCTGCTGCCAAGAAAGCCCCAGCCAAAAAAGTAGCTGCTAAAAAAGCGGCTCCTGCAGCGCCTAAAAAGATCGTGGCAGCCAAAGAAGCCATGACCAAAACCCAGATCCTGAACACCATTGCTGAAAATACCGAACTGAACCGCAAGCAAGTTCAGTCTGTGCTGGACGAACTGGGTGATCTGATCGAATCTCATGTTAAGCCACGCGCTATCGGCAACTTCACCATTCCAGGCCTGATGAAAATCATGGTAACCCGCAAGCCAGCCACCAAGGCTCGCAAAGGGATCAACCCTTTCACAGGTGAAGAGACTACCTTTAAAGCCAAGCCAGCTCGCAACGTTATCAAGGTTCGCCCCTTGAAAAAGCTGAAAGATATGGCTGAGAAGTAA
- a CDS encoding proline--tRNA ligase gives MKTTQYLLATLRETPADAEVISHQLMLRAGMIRKLASGLYTWLPLGLRVLQKVERIIREEMNKSGAMEVLMPVVQPAELWQESQRIEAYGPELLRFQDRHDREFVLGPTHEEVITDLVRNNIHSYKQLPCNFYQIQTKFRDEIRPRFGIMRSREFIMKDAYSFHADEESLQQTYNVMYETYSNIFTRLGLNFRPVLADTGSIGGNSSHEFHVLADSGEDDIAFSDTSDYAANVEMAEALQIGTSRPSPSAECTKISTPDQHSIEEVSSFLKVAADQIVKTLIVHGSGDAADTRLVALVLRGDKELNDIKAEKHPLVAAPLTFASDEEVEQAIGCKPGSIGPLNLKIPVIADRSVVNMADFVCGANQDGFHLTGANWDRDAKYNDVADLRNVVEGDPSPCGNGTLSIKRGIEVGHIFQLGTKYSEALKATVLDEGGKNHVMPMGCYGIGVTRVVASAIEQNYDQYGILWPEAIAPFQLAIVPLNGHKSPGVQEAAETLYQAFLELGIEVLLDDRKERPGVKFSDIELIGIPHRIVISDRGLEEGAFEYKHRRENDKVSVPAAEVTQFIQSRIGGC, from the coding sequence ATGAAAACCACCCAATACCTGCTCGCAACCCTGCGGGAAACACCGGCAGACGCCGAAGTAATCAGCCATCAGCTGATGTTACGTGCCGGCATGATCCGCAAACTGGCCTCCGGCCTGTATACCTGGCTACCTTTAGGCTTGCGTGTATTGCAGAAAGTGGAACGCATCATCCGCGAGGAAATGAACAAGTCCGGTGCCATGGAGGTGTTAATGCCCGTGGTACAACCTGCCGAACTTTGGCAAGAGTCACAGCGCATAGAAGCCTATGGACCCGAGCTGCTGCGTTTTCAGGATCGTCACGATCGGGAATTTGTGCTTGGCCCAACCCACGAGGAAGTCATCACTGATCTGGTGCGCAACAACATTCACAGCTACAAGCAGCTGCCATGCAACTTTTATCAGATCCAAACCAAATTCCGGGATGAAATTCGCCCCCGTTTCGGCATCATGCGCTCACGTGAGTTCATCATGAAGGACGCCTACTCTTTCCATGCCGATGAAGAATCACTGCAACAAACCTATAATGTGATGTACGAAACCTATAGCAATATCTTCACCCGCCTGGGACTGAATTTTCGCCCGGTGCTGGCGGACACTGGCAGCATCGGTGGCAACAGCTCTCACGAATTCCACGTGCTGGCCGATTCCGGCGAAGATGACATAGCATTCAGCGACACCAGCGACTATGCCGCCAACGTGGAAATGGCCGAAGCACTGCAGATCGGCACCAGCCGACCATCTCCATCGGCTGAATGCACCAAGATCTCGACTCCTGATCAACACAGCATCGAAGAAGTGTCTTCGTTCTTGAAGGTGGCTGCCGACCAGATCGTGAAAACCCTGATCGTACATGGCAGCGGTGATGCAGCCGACACCCGCCTGGTGGCGCTGGTATTAAGAGGCGACAAAGAGCTGAACGACATCAAAGCGGAGAAACACCCTTTGGTGGCAGCCCCACTGACTTTTGCCAGCGATGAAGAAGTGGAACAAGCCATAGGCTGCAAGCCTGGCTCCATCGGCCCATTAAACCTGAAGATTCCGGTGATCGCCGACCGCAGTGTCGTCAACATGGCGGACTTTGTCTGCGGTGCCAACCAAGACGGCTTCCATCTGACAGGAGCCAACTGGGATCGCGACGCCAAGTACAATGACGTTGCTGATCTGCGCAATGTGGTGGAAGGTGATCCCAGCCCCTGCGGCAATGGCACACTGAGCATCAAGCGCGGCATTGAAGTTGGCCACATCTTCCAACTGGGCACCAAATACAGTGAAGCCCTGAAGGCAACCGTGCTGGATGAAGGCGGCAAGAACCATGTCATGCCCATGGGGTGCTATGGTATCGGCGTAACCCGTGTAGTGGCCTCTGCCATCGAACAAAATTACGACCAATACGGCATTCTGTGGCCAGAAGCCATCGCTCCGTTCCAGCTGGCCATCGTGCCATTGAATGGCCATAAATCCCCCGGTGTTCAGGAAGCGGCTGAAACCCTCTACCAAGCTTTCTTGGAGCTGGGAATAGAAGTGCTGCTGGATGACCGCAAAGAGCGCCCGGGCGTGAAATTCTCCGACATTGAACTGATCGGTATCCCACACCGGATCGTCATCAGCGATCGAGGGTTGGAAGAAGGCGCTTTCGAGTACAAGCATCGCCGTGAAAATGACAAGGTAAGCGTCCCCGCCGCAGAGGTGACTCAGTTCATACAGTCACGTATTGGTGGTTGCTGA
- a CDS encoding HD domain-containing phosphohydrolase encodes MSTQMRDDEFQRDLMQDFFMDFQEAHQHCENTLIDLEHEPDNNALLNDLFRSVHTIKGNLIYVGLRDLSPLLQSVEDILDAIRQGHLRYDTYLSDVILMAMDTTDKLVVTRMEKNEPPLNELEMNRLCDLISKIAASDESERLDVIRGALQIMAPDTINLSRKPLPQGGEKTLLAQPSGEAILKQYGVTLNDDMIFFSQLSEPLEQRSQYWQGRTARMLQLTLAMNRHAGEPVDPSQMAAAAYMHDIAMAFLPLDILHKSSPLNAEEMSLLRSHTQQAFTLISAMKRWDQASYIVLEHHEREDGKGYPAGLTGQHICPGAKILSIVDAFDARTHERAYSTNMKRPFVRAILEINRCAGTHFDPNWVGVFNEVARSLQQQR; translated from the coding sequence ATGAGCACCCAGATGAGAGACGACGAGTTCCAGCGCGATCTGATGCAAGACTTCTTTATGGACTTTCAGGAAGCCCATCAGCATTGTGAGAACACGCTTATCGATCTGGAGCATGAGCCTGACAACAACGCCCTCCTCAATGACCTGTTTCGATCCGTACACACTATTAAAGGCAACCTGATTTACGTGGGGCTGCGCGATCTGTCTCCTTTACTGCAGAGTGTGGAAGATATTCTGGACGCCATCCGACAGGGACATCTGCGCTACGACACCTACCTCAGCGACGTCATTCTGATGGCAATGGATACTACCGACAAACTGGTGGTAACCCGCATGGAAAAGAACGAGCCTCCTCTTAATGAGCTAGAGATGAATCGGCTCTGCGATCTGATCAGTAAAATTGCTGCCAGTGATGAAAGTGAACGCCTCGACGTGATCCGCGGCGCCTTGCAAATCATGGCACCGGACACCATAAACCTGAGCCGAAAACCCTTACCCCAAGGCGGCGAAAAAACCTTGCTGGCCCAACCCAGCGGCGAAGCCATATTGAAACAATACGGGGTAACCCTGAACGACGATATGATCTTCTTCAGCCAACTGAGCGAACCGCTGGAGCAACGCTCGCAATATTGGCAAGGCAGAACAGCCCGCATGCTGCAATTGACCCTGGCCATGAATCGCCATGCTGGTGAGCCTGTAGACCCATCTCAGATGGCAGCTGCTGCGTATATGCACGACATTGCCATGGCATTCCTACCTTTGGACATCTTGCACAAATCATCGCCACTGAACGCTGAAGAAATGTCCCTGCTGCGCTCCCACACACAGCAAGCGTTCACCCTGATCTCAGCCATGAAACGCTGGGATCAGGCCAGCTATATTGTACTGGAGCACCACGAACGAGAAGACGGCAAAGGCTATCCCGCCGGACTCACCGGACAACATATTTGCCCGGGTGCGAAAATACTGTCTATCGTCGATGCGTTTGATGCGCGCACTCACGAGCGCGCTTACAGCACAAATATGAAGCGTCCGTTTGTACGTGCCATACTGGAAATCAACCGTTGTGCAGGCACTCATTTTGACCCAAATTGGGTGGGCGTTTTTAACGAAGTGGCCAGATCACTGCAGCAACAACGATAA
- a CDS encoding lytic transglycosylase domain-containing protein, translating to MSRLLIRFVFTAAILVVPALGLASATERPDEETRLLLKDTIEKANSFKDRFEAEVWLVDMDKRLSRYVEDPEERLKILHLVHTESYRFELKPEMVLAVMHVESLFDRYAVSRVGAQGLMQVMPFWKEEIGTNNDNLTDVATNIRYGCAILKTYLKREQGNMMRALARYNGSVGKTWYPERVFNAWERYWFVKY from the coding sequence GTGTCGCGTCTTCTAATTCGATTCGTTTTTACGGCAGCCATCCTGGTGGTGCCTGCGCTCGGCTTGGCCTCGGCCACCGAGCGGCCGGATGAGGAGACGCGCCTGCTGTTAAAGGACACCATCGAAAAAGCCAACAGTTTCAAGGATCGCTTCGAAGCTGAAGTGTGGCTGGTAGACATGGATAAACGTCTGTCCCGCTACGTAGAAGACCCGGAAGAAAGGCTCAAGATTCTGCATCTGGTTCACACGGAATCCTATCGTTTTGAATTGAAGCCTGAAATGGTGTTGGCCGTGATGCACGTGGAAAGCCTGTTTGATCGCTACGCCGTTTCGCGGGTGGGAGCTCAGGGGCTGATGCAGGTGATGCCTTTCTGGAAAGAAGAAATCGGTACCAACAACGACAACCTCACCGACGTTGCCACCAACATCCGCTACGGCTGTGCGATTCTGAAAACCTATCTGAAACGCGAGCAAGGCAACATGATGAGAGCGCTGGCTCGATACAATGGCAGCGTAGGCAAGACCTGGTATCCGGAACGAGTATTTAACGCCTGGGAACGGTACTGGTTTGTAAAATACTAG
- the aspS gene encoding aspartate--tRNA ligase — MRSHYCGHLNESHIDQTVTLCGWVHRRRDHGGVIFLDLRDREGIAQVVVDPDTEEAFANADRVRSEFVIRLTGRVRNRPEGTTNPEMPTGMIEVLGKELEVLNASETPPFQLDEHTNVGEDVRLKYRYMDLRRPEIQNRLAFRSKVTTAIRNYLDAEGFLDVETPILTKATPEGARDYLVPSRTHPGSFFALPQSPQLFKQLLMVSGMDRYYQIAKCFRDEDLRADRQPEFTQIDIEASFINEEDIMGIAENMIRGLFKDMMGIELPEFPRMPYSEAMSRFGSDKPDLRIPLELVDVNDLMAQVEFKVFSGPATDPKGRVCALRVPGGAKLSRKEIDDYTKYVGIYGAKGLAWIKVNELAKGIEGLQSPIVKNMTNVVMEMMERLGAQDGDIIFFGAGKATTVNESIGALRIKLGHDLNLVEGEWAPLWVVDFPMFEQDDTGRWNAIHHPFTAPSCDPAMLEKDPGAALSRAYDMVLNGTELGGGSIRIHDPDMQRTVFRALNIGDEEANDKFGFLLDALKFGCPPHGGLAFGLDRLIMLMTGASSIRDVIAFPKTQTAACVMTAAPSTVDPKQLREVGIRIRQADEK, encoded by the coding sequence ATGCGAAGCCATTACTGTGGCCATCTTAACGAATCTCACATTGACCAAACCGTAACGCTCTGTGGTTGGGTTCACCGCCGCCGCGATCATGGTGGCGTTATTTTTCTGGATCTGCGTGATCGTGAGGGTATTGCTCAGGTAGTGGTAGACCCGGACACGGAAGAAGCCTTTGCCAATGCCGACCGTGTGCGTAGTGAGTTTGTCATCCGTTTGACCGGCCGTGTGCGCAACCGTCCGGAAGGCACCACCAATCCGGAAATGCCTACTGGCATGATCGAGGTGCTGGGAAAAGAGCTGGAAGTTCTGAATGCATCTGAAACCCCGCCTTTCCAGTTGGATGAGCATACTAATGTAGGCGAGGACGTGCGCCTCAAATACCGCTACATGGATCTGCGTCGCCCGGAAATTCAGAATCGACTGGCGTTTCGTTCCAAAGTGACCACGGCGATCCGTAATTATCTGGATGCAGAGGGCTTTCTTGATGTGGAAACCCCGATTCTGACGAAAGCCACGCCAGAAGGCGCCCGCGACTATCTGGTGCCAAGCCGCACCCACCCCGGCAGTTTCTTTGCGCTGCCCCAGTCGCCACAGCTGTTCAAGCAGTTGCTGATGGTGTCTGGTATGGATCGATATTATCAGATTGCCAAATGCTTTCGTGATGAAGATCTGCGGGCGGATCGCCAGCCCGAGTTCACTCAGATTGATATTGAAGCCTCTTTTATCAACGAAGAGGACATTATGGGCATCGCAGAAAACATGATTCGTGGCCTGTTCAAGGACATGATGGGTATTGAACTGCCCGAGTTTCCGCGCATGCCATATTCTGAAGCCATGTCCCGCTTTGGGAGCGACAAGCCCGATCTGCGTATTCCACTGGAGTTGGTGGACGTCAATGATCTGATGGCCCAAGTGGAATTCAAAGTATTCTCAGGCCCGGCGACCGACCCTAAAGGCCGCGTCTGTGCGCTGCGGGTGCCCGGTGGCGCCAAATTGAGCCGCAAAGAGATCGACGATTACACCAAGTATGTTGGCATTTACGGTGCGAAAGGCTTGGCCTGGATCAAGGTGAACGAGCTGGCCAAGGGCATAGAGGGCCTGCAGTCACCCATCGTGAAGAACATGACCAACGTAGTTATGGAAATGATGGAACGCCTGGGTGCCCAGGATGGTGACATTATTTTCTTTGGCGCAGGCAAAGCAACTACCGTGAACGAGTCCATAGGTGCTCTGCGTATCAAGCTGGGTCACGATTTGAACCTTGTAGAAGGCGAATGGGCACCACTGTGGGTCGTGGATTTCCCCATGTTCGAGCAGGATGACACTGGTCGCTGGAATGCCATCCACCATCCTTTCACCGCACCTTCCTGTGATCCTGCAATGCTGGAAAAGGATCCCGGTGCTGCGCTGTCCCGCGCATACGACATGGTGCTCAATGGCACAGAGTTGGGCGGCGGTTCTATTCGTATTCACGATCCAGATATGCAGCGTACCGTGTTCCGCGCCCTTAATATCGGGGATGAAGAAGCCAATGACAAGTTTGGCTTCCTGCTGGATGCCTTGAAGTTCGGTTGCCCTCCGCACGGCGGTTTGGCATTCGGTCTGGATCGCTTGATCATGTTGATGACCGGTGCCAGCTCTATTCGTGACGTGATTGCGTTCCCTAAAACCCAAACAGCAGCCTGCGTGATGACGGCAGCACCGTCCACCGTTGATCCCAAGCAGCTGCGGGAAGTAGGTATCCGCATTCGCCAGGCGGATGAAAAGTAA
- a CDS encoding YebC/PmpR family DNA-binding transcriptional regulator, translating to MAGHSKWANIKHRKAAQDAKRGKIFTRLIREITIAARAGGAPEDNPRLRLAMDKALAANMTKDTIERAIKRGAGGEDGTQLDELTYEGYGVGGVAVIVETMTDNRNRTAGEVRHAFSKHGGNLGTDGSVAYLFSKRGEIGFDPGADEDAIMEAALEAGAEDVVSHTDGSIEVITAWEDLGKVKSALDAAGLQSASAELNMAASVQVDMDVETATTVLKMIDMLEELDDVQNVFTNANFTQELMEQMDS from the coding sequence ATGGCCGGTCACAGCAAATGGGCCAATATAAAGCACCGAAAAGCGGCTCAGGATGCCAAGCGGGGTAAAATATTCACCCGCTTGATTCGCGAAATTACGATTGCGGCCCGCGCAGGAGGGGCGCCTGAGGATAACCCCCGTCTGCGCCTGGCGATGGATAAAGCCCTCGCAGCCAACATGACCAAGGACACCATCGAGCGCGCCATTAAACGCGGTGCTGGTGGTGAGGATGGCACCCAGTTGGACGAGCTGACCTATGAAGGTTATGGCGTTGGCGGTGTGGCAGTGATTGTGGAAACCATGACCGATAACCGCAATCGAACGGCCGGTGAGGTGCGTCACGCCTTCAGTAAGCACGGTGGCAATTTAGGTACGGATGGCTCAGTGGCCTATCTGTTCAGCAAGCGGGGAGAGATTGGCTTCGATCCTGGCGCAGATGAAGACGCCATCATGGAGGCTGCATTGGAGGCGGGTGCCGAAGACGTGGTTTCCCATACCGATGGCAGCATTGAAGTCATAACCGCCTGGGAAGACCTGGGTAAGGTTAAATCGGCTCTGGATGCCGCTGGTCTTCAATCGGCCAGTGCAGAACTTAACATGGCGGCCTCGGTCCAGGTGGATATGGATGTGGAGACCGCCACTACCGTTCTTAAAATGATTGACATGTTGGAAGAGCTGGATGATGTGCAGAATGTATTTACCAACGCCAACTTCACGCAAGAGCTGATGGAGCAGATGGATTCATAA